In Chitinophaga sp. HK235, a single window of DNA contains:
- the hemN gene encoding oxygen-independent coproporphyrinogen III oxidase, which translates to MNLIRKYNTAAPRYTSYPTVPYWDESTFSLQEWKTLLKKSFRATNDKEGISIYIHLPFCEKLCTYCGCNKHITVNHAVEVPYIQALLKEWQLYVAAFEGTPRIREIHLGGGTPTFFSAANLTMLLEGIYRDAILLPDASLGFEGHPGNTTPEHLQTLFNLGFRRVSLGIQDFDIRVQEIINRVQPFEMVAKVVEHARRIGFTAINFDLIYGLPLQTTCGMQDTVDKVMQLRPDRISFYSYAHVPWIKGVGQRRYSEADLPKDEEKRRLYELGKLLFARNGYAEIGMDHFALPGDELFIAAEKGELHRNFMGYTVTHTALLVGLGASSIGDNGYAYVQNEKQVSAYQELVGKGEFPIVRGHILNEEDQLLKGHIRDLMCTFETSWRKADTQCDAVIEGLQRLQELERDGLVEVMPEKVAVTATGRPFIRNICMAFDARLWRKLPQSQLFSQAI; encoded by the coding sequence ATGAATCTCATTCGTAAATATAATACTGCCGCACCCCGGTATACCAGTTACCCAACAGTACCTTACTGGGATGAAAGCACCTTCAGTCTGCAGGAATGGAAAACGCTGCTGAAAAAATCTTTCCGGGCTACCAACGACAAAGAAGGGATCAGTATATACATACATCTTCCGTTCTGTGAAAAGCTGTGCACCTACTGTGGTTGCAATAAACATATCACCGTCAACCATGCCGTGGAAGTTCCTTATATACAGGCACTGTTAAAAGAGTGGCAACTGTATGTGGCCGCTTTCGAAGGCACCCCCAGAATCAGGGAGATACATTTGGGTGGTGGTACCCCCACTTTTTTCAGTGCCGCCAACCTGACGATGCTGCTGGAAGGCATCTATCGTGATGCTATATTACTGCCGGATGCATCTCTTGGCTTCGAAGGACATCCGGGTAATACTACTCCGGAACATCTGCAGACATTGTTCAATCTTGGCTTCCGGCGTGTTAGTTTAGGTATACAGGATTTCGATATCAGGGTACAGGAAATTATCAACCGGGTGCAACCTTTTGAGATGGTAGCCAAAGTGGTGGAACATGCGAGAAGGATTGGCTTTACTGCTATTAATTTCGATCTTATCTACGGGCTGCCATTACAAACGACCTGTGGTATGCAGGACACTGTTGACAAGGTGATGCAGCTGCGTCCGGACAGGATATCCTTTTACAGTTATGCGCATGTTCCCTGGATAAAAGGAGTTGGTCAGCGTCGTTATTCCGAAGCAGACCTTCCCAAAGATGAAGAGAAAAGACGGCTTTACGAACTGGGCAAATTACTGTTCGCCAGAAACGGTTATGCGGAGATCGGCATGGACCATTTTGCATTGCCTGGTGATGAGTTGTTTATCGCAGCAGAGAAGGGTGAACTGCATCGTAATTTCATGGGCTATACGGTAACCCATACCGCTTTGCTGGTAGGGCTGGGAGCGTCTTCCATAGGAGATAACGGCTATGCCTATGTACAAAATGAAAAGCAGGTATCAGCCTATCAGGAGCTGGTAGGCAAGGGTGAGTTTCCGATCGTTCGCGGGCATATCCTCAACGAAGAAGATCAGCTGCTCAAAGGACATATCCGCGATCTGATGTGCACCTTTGAAACAAGCTGGCGCAAGGCAGACACACAATGCGATGCAGTGATAGAGGGACTGCAAAGATTACAGGAACTGGAAAGAGATGGTCTTGTGGAAGTAATGCCTGAAAAGGTAGCTGTAACAGCCACGGGAAGGCCTTTCATCCGTAATATCTGTATGGCTTTTGATGCCCGGCTGTGGCGCAAATTGCCGCAAAGTCAGTTATTTAGCCAGGCTATTTAA
- the ccoS gene encoding cbb3-type cytochrome oxidase assembly protein CcoS: MSVIILLLGASLTVAAGFLAAFIWSVRNGQFEDDFSPAHRILFEDKKDDNDHE, encoded by the coding sequence ATGAGTGTAATTATTCTTTTGCTGGGCGCCAGCCTTACCGTAGCAGCAGGCTTTCTGGCCGCTTTCATCTGGTCTGTCAGGAACGGGCAGTTTGAAGATGATTTCTCTCCTGCACATCGTATTCTCTTTGAAGATAAAAAAGATGATAACGACCACGAATAA
- the ccoN gene encoding cytochrome-c oxidase, cbb3-type subunit I, with protein MSLEKFYYDNRTVKWFAYACMFWGLIGMLAGLWAALSLVFPDLNMGFAPTTFGRLRPVHTNAVIFAFVGNGIFMGVYYSLQRLCKARMFSDLLSKIHFWGWQSIIAGGALTLFLGYTTGKEYAELEWPFDIAITLVWVVFGANMLGTILRRREAHLYVAIWFYIGTWVAIAMLHIINSFEYPLSLFKSYSWYAGVQDALVQWWYGHNAVAFFLTTPYLGLMYYFVPKAANRPVYSYRWSIIHFWSLIFIYIWAGPHHLLYTALPEWAQSLGTVFSLMLIAPSWGGMLNGLLTLRGAWDRVREDAILKFFVVALTCYGMATFEGPMLSLKNVNAISHYTDWTIAHVHVGALGWNGFLTFGILYWLIPRIFSTQLYSRKWANTHFWIGTLGIIFYVIPLYWAAFTQSMMWKQFTEEGQLKYQFLETVTTIVPMYALRAFGGALYVSGLVLMIVNLWKTIRRGSFVANEAAEAAPLPKVIPTHGKAHWHNWIERRPIQLVVFSLLVVAVGGALEMMPTFLVRSNIPTISSVKPYTPLELHGRDIYLREGCYTCHSQMIRPFRDEVARYGEYSKAGEFVYDHPFQWGSKRTGPDLARIGGKYPDSWHYNHMLDPTSMSPGSIMPPYPWLFEDRIDRGKTPAMINVMRKLGVPYPDGYEKQAIADLDKQANSIAASLQKDKLPIKADREIVALIAYLQRMGKDIKMAPAAAPANANAEATTKNDF; from the coding sequence ATGTCTCTCGAAAAATTTTATTACGACAACCGCACGGTAAAATGGTTTGCCTACGCTTGTATGTTCTGGGGATTGATAGGAATGCTTGCAGGTTTGTGGGCAGCCCTGTCACTGGTATTCCCGGATCTCAACATGGGATTTGCCCCTACTACCTTCGGGCGCCTCAGGCCCGTTCACACCAACGCCGTGATCTTTGCCTTTGTAGGCAACGGTATTTTTATGGGTGTTTACTACTCGCTGCAACGCTTGTGTAAGGCCCGTATGTTCAGCGACCTGCTGAGTAAAATCCATTTCTGGGGATGGCAGTCTATCATTGCAGGTGGTGCACTCACCCTTTTCCTGGGATACACCACCGGTAAGGAATATGCCGAACTGGAATGGCCTTTCGACATCGCCATCACTTTGGTATGGGTAGTATTTGGCGCCAACATGCTCGGTACCATCCTGCGTCGTCGTGAAGCACACCTGTATGTAGCGATCTGGTTTTATATCGGCACCTGGGTGGCGATTGCTATGTTACACATTATCAACTCCTTCGAGTATCCATTGTCACTGTTTAAAAGTTACAGCTGGTATGCAGGGGTACAGGATGCACTGGTACAATGGTGGTATGGCCATAATGCGGTAGCATTCTTCCTCACCACTCCTTACCTCGGCCTGATGTATTACTTTGTGCCGAAAGCCGCCAACAGACCTGTATACTCTTATCGCTGGTCTATCATCCACTTCTGGTCACTTATCTTTATCTATATATGGGCTGGTCCTCACCACCTGTTGTATACCGCCCTGCCTGAATGGGCACAATCACTGGGTACTGTATTCAGCCTTATGCTGATCGCACCTTCCTGGGGTGGTATGCTCAACGGTTTACTTACCCTTCGTGGCGCGTGGGACAGAGTAAGAGAAGACGCTATCCTCAAATTCTTTGTAGTAGCGCTCACCTGTTATGGTATGGCTACTTTCGAAGGCCCGATGCTCTCTCTCAAAAACGTGAACGCCATCAGCCACTATACCGACTGGACCATTGCCCACGTACACGTTGGTGCTCTGGGTTGGAACGGATTCCTGACCTTCGGTATCCTGTACTGGCTGATACCACGCATCTTCTCTACACAGTTGTACTCCAGGAAATGGGCCAATACTCACTTCTGGATCGGTACCCTGGGTATCATCTTCTATGTGATTCCTCTGTACTGGGCAGCTTTTACACAGAGCATGATGTGGAAACAATTCACTGAAGAAGGACAGCTGAAATATCAGTTCCTCGAAACAGTGACCACCATCGTTCCCATGTACGCATTACGTGCCTTCGGTGGCGCCCTGTATGTGAGCGGGCTGGTACTGATGATCGTGAACCTCTGGAAGACTATCCGTCGTGGTTCCTTTGTGGCCAATGAAGCAGCAGAAGCCGCACCACTGCCTAAAGTAATTCCTACTCATGGCAAAGCTCACTGGCACAACTGGATCGAGCGTCGTCCGATACAACTGGTAGTATTCAGTCTGTTAGTAGTAGCTGTAGGCGGTGCCCTGGAAATGATGCCTACCTTCCTGGTACGCAGCAACATTCCTACCATCAGCAGTGTAAAACCTTATACACCACTTGAGCTGCATGGCCGTGACATATATCTGCGTGAAGGTTGTTATACCTGTCACTCCCAGATGATCCGTCCTTTCCGTGATGAAGTAGCCCGTTATGGCGAATACTCCAAAGCCGGCGAGTTTGTTTACGATCACCCGTTCCAGTGGGGTTCCAAACGTACTGGTCCGGATCTGGCCAGAATAGGCGGCAAATATCCTGACAGCTGGCACTACAACCACATGCTGGACCCTACGTCTATGTCTCCGGGATCTATTATGCCACCATACCCATGGCTGTTTGAGGACCGCATCGACAGAGGCAAAACACCTGCTATGATCAATGTAATGCGCAAACTGGGGGTACCTTATCCTGATGGTTATGAAAAACAGGCCATCGCTGATCTGGACAAACAAGCCAACAGTATCGCAGCATCACTGCAAAAAGACAAGCTGCCCATCAAAGCTGATCGTGAGATTGTAGCGCTGATCGCTTACCTGCAACGTATGGGTAAAGACATCAAAATGGCCCCGGCTGCAGCACCCGCTAACGCCAATGCGGAGGCCACCACCAAAAATGATTTTTAG
- a CDS encoding sulfite exporter TauE/SafE family protein, with product MIGALILGFVGSFHCIGMCGPIALTLPVQHLEGYKKMAGILLYNAGRITTYALLGMIFGWVGRQLYLGGLQQWLSIGIGVVLLLAVLLKYTGASGTKSSHLPGIYLTKIKSALGALLRQQKFSTLYGIGVLNGLLPCGLVYLAIAGAVATGEVWKGSLFMAAFGAGTLPAMTTVAWFSHLVSIGIRNRIRSLIPVVVGVMGILLILRGLNLGIPYISPVMSSHSEKVVERCCHKP from the coding sequence ATGATTGGCGCACTTATTCTTGGCTTTGTAGGCAGTTTTCATTGCATCGGCATGTGTGGTCCGATTGCATTGACATTGCCGGTTCAACATCTGGAAGGGTATAAAAAAATGGCAGGCATCCTGCTGTACAATGCCGGCCGTATCACCACCTATGCCCTGCTGGGAATGATCTTTGGCTGGGTGGGCCGGCAGCTGTATCTCGGTGGCCTTCAGCAGTGGCTGTCTATAGGTATTGGTGTTGTCCTCCTGCTTGCAGTACTGTTAAAATACACCGGAGCATCCGGAACAAAAAGCAGTCATCTGCCTGGCATCTATCTCACAAAAATAAAATCCGCACTGGGTGCATTATTGCGTCAGCAAAAGTTCAGCACACTTTATGGCATAGGCGTATTGAACGGATTGTTACCCTGCGGGCTGGTATACCTCGCTATTGCAGGAGCAGTAGCTACCGGTGAAGTATGGAAAGGCAGTCTCTTTATGGCAGCTTTCGGCGCAGGCACACTTCCGGCGATGACCACAGTTGCCTGGTTCAGTCACCTGGTGAGTATCGGTATACGCAACAGGATCCGTTCTCTCATACCGGTAGTAGTAGGGGTGATGGGCATTCTGCTGATCCTGCGCGGACTTAATCTGGGCATCCCTTATATCAGTCCGGTCATGTCTTCCCATAGTGAAAAAGTTGTTGAACGTTGTTGTCATAAACCATAA
- a CDS encoding FixH family protein, which translates to MNWGHKIIIVFVVFAAGIITLVTKSMRTKIDMVTKDYYTEELKYQQVIDGKVNARTLSAPISITQQSEGITVTFPQELHGTNLSGKIKFYRPSDAAMDVEMPLILNNDGRQMINRQLFSKGNYLVKVQWENQGKPFYQEAAFHVN; encoded by the coding sequence ATGAACTGGGGACATAAAATCATTATCGTGTTTGTTGTTTTTGCTGCCGGTATTATCACACTGGTTACCAAAAGCATGCGCACCAAAATAGACATGGTCACCAAAGACTATTACACGGAAGAGCTGAAATATCAGCAGGTGATAGACGGGAAAGTCAATGCCCGCACCCTGTCTGCACCCATCAGCATTACCCAGCAGTCTGAAGGGATTACTGTTACCTTTCCGCAGGAGCTGCATGGCACTAATCTCTCTGGTAAAATAAAGTTTTACAGACCATCAGATGCAGCGATGGATGTGGAGATGCCATTGATACTGAATAATGATGGCAGACAGATGATTAACCGTCAGCTGTTCAGCAAAGGTAATTATCTCGTGAAAGTGCAATGGGAAAATCAGGGCAAACCGTTTTACCAGGAAGCAGCCTTTCATGTTAACTAA
- a CDS encoding cbb3-type cytochrome c oxidase N-terminal domain-containing protein has product MNRKLLYVISGGLFCSLPAMANGPKPPSELADPVALVLLSVIIGLVLVIAILGNAVVGAMDLYRERMKKEAAKLPVIITLIALSMAVSLPASATSAVPEAAAYYTPLSKQSLYLLVTIVIVEIGVIISLLFVLRFLAGIKSKRKSAKAADPAKPRISWLEKINKTRTLDTTSETEEDMGHDFDGIHELNNPTPPWWNWGFIFSICFGVVYFWRTEISHSAPNQIQELAMAEEKAAVAKAEYLKNAANNIDENNVKMLDGADDLAAGQKIFVASCAPCHGPQGQGVVGPNLTDDYWLHGGKINEVFKTIKYGVADKGMKAWQEDFSPKQLAQLASFVKSIHGSNPANPKDPQGVKE; this is encoded by the coding sequence ATGAACAGGAAGCTATTATATGTAATCAGCGGCGGTTTGTTTTGCAGCCTGCCCGCAATGGCCAACGGTCCCAAGCCACCTTCCGAACTGGCAGATCCGGTAGCCCTCGTGCTGCTGAGTGTTATCATCGGTCTGGTACTGGTGATCGCCATCCTCGGCAACGCAGTAGTAGGTGCGATGGACCTCTACCGCGAAAGAATGAAAAAGGAAGCCGCTAAACTGCCGGTCATCATCACCCTGATAGCACTCTCTATGGCAGTCAGTCTGCCAGCCAGCGCCACCAGCGCTGTACCGGAAGCTGCTGCCTATTATACGCCCTTATCCAAACAGTCCCTATACCTACTCGTGACCATTGTTATTGTGGAAATTGGTGTGATCATCTCTTTGCTCTTTGTGCTGCGTTTTCTCGCCGGCATCAAAAGTAAACGTAAGTCCGCCAAGGCTGCTGATCCCGCCAAGCCCCGCATTTCCTGGCTCGAAAAAATCAACAAAACCAGGACACTGGATACTACGTCCGAAACAGAAGAAGACATGGGCCACGACTTCGATGGTATCCATGAGCTGAACAACCCCACCCCACCATGGTGGAACTGGGGTTTTATATTCAGCATCTGTTTCGGCGTAGTATACTTCTGGCGCACAGAGATCTCTCATTCTGCTCCTAACCAGATACAGGAGCTGGCCATGGCCGAAGAGAAGGCCGCCGTCGCCAAAGCAGAGTACCTGAAAAATGCAGCCAACAACATCGATGAGAACAATGTAAAAATGCTGGATGGCGCCGATGACCTGGCAGCAGGACAGAAAATATTCGTTGCCAGTTGTGCTCCCTGTCATGGCCCTCAGGGTCAGGGCGTAGTAGGACCCAACCTCACCGATGACTACTGGCTGCACGGTGGCAAAATCAACGAAGTATTTAAAACCATCAAATACGGGGTAGCAGACAAAGGCATGAAAGCATGGCAGGAAGACTTCTCCCCCAAACAACTGGCTCAGCTGGCAAGCTTTGTCAAATCCATCCATGGTAGTAACCCTGCCAATCCAAAAGATCCGCAAGGAGTAAAAGAATAA
- a CDS encoding cupin domain-containing protein, whose product MNVIQEEGTDKVKSREVLKTKRFEATLIIMQQGQQIPPHTSPVDAMVLVLEGKIAFMLNDEVTVLETGDVLTFHAKEIHALQALETARFLLVK is encoded by the coding sequence ATGAACGTAATACAGGAAGAAGGGACCGATAAGGTGAAAAGCCGGGAAGTGCTGAAAACAAAACGGTTTGAAGCCACGCTTATCATCATGCAGCAGGGTCAGCAGATACCACCGCATACTTCACCTGTCGACGCCATGGTGCTGGTACTCGAAGGAAAAATTGCCTTCATGCTGAACGACGAGGTTACAGTGCTGGAAACCGGTGATGTGCTCACCTTTCATGCTAAAGAAATACATGCCTTACAGGCCCTGGAAACAGCCAGGTTCTTACTGGTAAAATAA
- a CDS encoding CcoQ/FixQ family Cbb3-type cytochrome c oxidase assembly chaperone translates to MKFINYLESIAGISVYPMASLLIFSIFFVFAAFWAFRADRNMVDQISRIPLDNDDTQSL, encoded by the coding sequence ATGAAGTTCATTAATTATCTGGAATCAATTGCAGGCATCAGCGTCTATCCGATGGCCTCCCTGCTGATCTTCTCCATATTCTTTGTTTTTGCCGCCTTCTGGGCTTTCAGGGCAGACCGCAACATGGTAGACCAGATCAGCCGCATCCCCTTAGATAATGATGATACCCAAAGCCTATAA
- the ccoG gene encoding cytochrome c oxidase accessory protein CcoG yields the protein MADSNTFRDSIATVDKQGKRNWIFAQQPKGRWYNIRSVLSIFYFSVFFSLPFISINGRPLFLLNVVEGKFILFGAIFWPQDFFIFGLAMLAFILFVVLFTMAFGRLFCGWMCPQTIFMEMLFRRIEYWIEGDAAAQKLLAKQPWTSNKIIRKTSKHLVFYALSFLIANIFLAYIISAKSLGKIITSPLSEHTGGFIAILIFSGVFYGVFAFMREQICTIVCPYGRLQGVLLDKNSILVAYDYKRGEPRGKYRKDDSRAIGDCIDCAQCVKVCPTGIDIRNGTQLECVNCTACIDACDHMMDKTSRPRGLIRYASENGIAQNAPLRFTPRLRIYSGILILLLGSIVFMLTSRKPVSGTIIRTTGMLYQERGQDSISNLYRIKLINKTTQEIPLILKLEEEPGHVEVIGKSHITVKAEGQGEGTFFIVVPKAALHNRKSTLYIGLYEGDKRIAVMRTTFLGPIQ from the coding sequence ATGGCCGATAGCAATACGTTCAGAGATAGTATAGCCACAGTTGATAAACAAGGAAAACGTAACTGGATATTTGCCCAGCAGCCGAAAGGCCGCTGGTACAATATCCGGAGCGTTCTCAGTATCTTTTATTTTAGTGTTTTTTTTAGCCTGCCGTTTATTTCCATAAATGGCAGGCCTTTATTTCTGCTCAATGTAGTGGAAGGCAAATTTATCCTGTTCGGTGCTATCTTCTGGCCTCAGGACTTCTTCATCTTCGGGCTTGCCATGCTGGCCTTCATTCTGTTTGTAGTATTGTTTACCATGGCGTTTGGCCGCCTTTTCTGCGGATGGATGTGCCCGCAGACGATTTTTATGGAAATGCTCTTCCGCCGTATTGAATACTGGATCGAAGGAGATGCTGCCGCGCAAAAGCTGCTGGCCAAACAACCATGGACCTCCAATAAAATTATCCGTAAAACAAGTAAGCACCTTGTTTTTTACGCGCTCTCCTTCCTGATTGCCAACATATTCCTCGCTTATATCATCAGCGCAAAATCCCTGGGCAAAATCATTACTTCTCCCTTATCTGAACACACCGGCGGATTTATCGCCATCCTGATATTTTCAGGGGTTTTCTACGGCGTGTTTGCCTTTATGCGCGAACAGATATGCACCATTGTATGTCCCTACGGCCGTTTACAAGGGGTATTGCTCGATAAAAACTCAATACTGGTAGCCTACGATTATAAAAGGGGAGAACCCCGCGGTAAATACCGTAAAGACGACTCCAGAGCTATCGGTGATTGTATTGATTGTGCCCAATGTGTGAAAGTATGTCCTACCGGTATCGATATCCGTAATGGTACTCAACTGGAATGTGTGAACTGTACCGCCTGCATAGATGCCTGCGATCACATGATGGACAAAACCAGCCGCCCCCGCGGATTGATCCGGTATGCTTCCGAAAACGGCATTGCACAAAATGCGCCGCTGCGTTTTACACCCCGTCTGCGCATCTATTCCGGTATCCTTATCCTCTTACTGGGCTCCATCGTATTTATGCTGACGAGCCGCAAGCCGGTAAGTGGCACTATCATCCGCACCACCGGTATGTTGTACCAGGAGAGAGGACAAGACAGTATCTCTAACCTCTACCGTATTAAACTGATCAATAAAACCACCCAAGAGATACCACTGATCCTTAAACTGGAAGAAGAACCAGGACATGTGGAAGTAATAGGTAAAAGTCATATCACCGTTAAGGCTGAAGGACAGGGCGAAGGCACCTTTTTTATCGTAGTACCAAAGGCGGCACTGCACAACAGGAAATCAACCCTTTACATCGGCCTCTATGAAGGCGATAAAAGGATTGCCGTTATGCGCACCACCTTCCTCGGACCGATACAATAA